The sequence ATCCACCAATGGCATTACCGGCTCCGTGACCACCGCTTTGCTGATAAATTTCACACCATTGCGCATAAACATATTCAGCCTGTGACCGCCCGTCCTCTCGTTGCAAACGAGCATTGTAGGCATCGGCTCCAAACTCGGTGTAGACGATGGCCCTCTGAGATTGCTTCTCTACAACCTCGTAAAGGTCACGGGCAGAAGCGCCGCGGTATACATTGGACCCAAAGATGTCGACGTCTTTCGCAAGTTTGTCGAAAAGGTCGATGTATTGAACATCCCCGTTGGCCCATACAGTGAGATGATCCGGTGTGATCTTTTTAATGACGGTGGCCGCTTCGCCAAGCAAAGAGTATAGGTGCGTGGCCCGGGCTACATCTCGTTTTCCTTTTGGTAATGCTTCGATCTCGTAGGACGACCAGTGAAGACCGTAATTGTTTTCATTGCCTAGCATGAAGAAGAGAATGCCTCGGGTATCCTTGTAGCGTTCGGCCATTGCACGAACTTGCTCAACAATTGCTTGCCTGGTTTTGGGGTTCTCATAATTGGTTGGGTTTTCCCAGCGCCCCTCTACCAGCATACCGTAGCGACCCAGGAAGTTGTTAACGGCGCTCATGATGCCCCAGCGGTCGTAGATATATTCAACCCATTTGGGTGGGATACCGTCTATCTGGCGGATCGCATTGATGCCCATGTCTTTGAGCAAAGTCATATCCCGTTTAAGGGCTTCGATGATGACTTCTTCCGGTTGGTTCCACAATGAGAATGAGTAGTTGTGGCCAATCGGCATCCAGCCCCAGTTCATCCCTTTGACGAGTGTTGGCTTGCCGTCGACGAGTAAGAGCCGGTTGCCTTGCTCGTTTACAAGTTCAACATTGGGTTGAGGCGCAGCCAGGAGGCTGACCACTAGGGCGAGTGTAGAAATCATCGTTTTAGTCCGCCAGCTTAGTGTTGGGGTCAGTCATCATGGACTTAAACCAGTACGCACTGTCTTTAGGATAACGTTCTTGAGTCTCGTAGTCGACGTAAACAATCCCAAATCGCTTCGTATACCCAAATGACCACTCAAAGTTGTCCAAGAGCGACCAAACAAAGTAGCCGCCAACGGGTACGCCATCGGCAATGGCTCTCTTCACAGCTAGGAGGTGACCGTGGATGTAGCTGGTTCGTCGGTGGTCTCGCACGCGTCCATCTTCGTCAGGGCTTTCGCTGTATGCCGCACCATTTTCTGTAATAAAGAGCTGCCCGGGTTTGTAGTCGTCGTGAATGCGTTTGAGAAGGTCATAAAGCCCGGTTGGGTAAACTTCCCAATCCATGTCTGTTCGCATTTCGGGACCAGGGTCTGGAATCTTTCCAGGAGCATCGGCCTCAGGGTCGGCAGAAATTAGACCGCGGCTGTAGTAGTTAATGCCCAAGAAATCGGTAGGAGCTTTGATGAGGTCGTTGTCCCCATCTTGGATGAAGCTAAAGTCTTTACCTTCGAAAGATGCGTCCTTGGAAAAGTCTTCTAGGACATCTTGCGGATAGTGCCCTTTGTAGAGTGAGTCTAGATACCACCTATTAAATACGCCATCGAATTTTCGATGCGCATCTTTATCAGCTTCAGAAGGTGATGCAGGAACACCAGGTACCGGGTTGAGAACGATGCCGATTTGAGCATCTTTGACATTCCCTCTTATGACAGGGACCGATAGGCCGTGGGAGAGAAGCATGTGGTGACTGGCTGCAACCGCGTCTCGAAGGTTGGTTCGACCGGGTGCGTGGCGTCCTTCGTGGTAGCCGAGCATACTGGCGCACCAAGGCTCGTTGTGGGTGGTCCAGAGCTTAACGCGGTCACCCAGATGTTTACTCACGATATCTGCGTACTCCACGAAGGCCAGGGCTGTATCACGTACGGGCCATCCACCACGGTCTTCGAGCACTTGTGGTAGGTCCCAATGATAAAGAGTTACACAGGGGGTAAGGCCGTTTTTAAGGAGTTCATCTACCAGAGCACTGTAAAAGTCCAGTCCAGGTTGATTCGCCGGCCCGGTTCCTGTGGGCTGTATTCGTGGCCAAGCGATTGAGAACCGATAATACTTAAATCCCAAATCGCGAATCATCTTGATGTCGCTGCCGTAGCGGTTGTAGTGGTCACAGGCCTCATCACCATTGGAATTGTCGTCGATCGCCTTGGGGACCTGACAAAACCTATCCCAAATAGATTCTCCGCGACCGCCCTCCATGATGGCACCTTCGATTTGATAGCTTGAGGTTGCCGTGCCCCAAATAAATGAGTCGTCGAAGATTTTATTGGTCATGAATTTACTGCTTTCTGAGGATACGGAAATGAGGCTGCCTGGATAAGCCGGGTGACCTGCTCTTGATCAACGTTATTGAAGATGTGCTCGGGGGTGCCAGCGGCTACGATTTTTCCATCGTGTAGGACTACGATCGAGTCCGCGTAGTCACGTGCACCAAGGAGATCGTGAGTAACCATGATGACTCCGAGCCCTAATTCATCGGCTAGCGTTCGAAATAGCTGGTAAACCTCATGCTTTAGAGATTGGTCCAGCATGGCGGTTGGCTCGTCTGCGATCAGAAAAGTGGGCTCTGCGGCAAGGGCGCGTGCCAGTACTATTCTTTGCTTTTGACCACCCGATAATTGATGTGGATAGCGGTTCGCATAATCGGATGCAGGTGAAAGACCAAGTTGCTCGAGTAACTCGTGGGTTCTTACTTTGATACCTGCGCTCGAGAGGTTTAAGTGATTCTTAAGAGGTGAGGCGAGGGTATCGCCGAGCGTGCGCGTTGGGTTTAAGGAACTGAAAGGGTTCTGAAAAACGAATTGTATCTCGCGCCCGATTGCCGTGAGCTTCTCGGCGCGTCCGTCTTGGGTTCGGATGAGGCGGCTACCGCTTTCCGGCTGTAGCAACCCACACGCCATCCGTGCCATAGTTGATTTACCGGAGCCCGATGCACCGACGACCAGCAGGAGTTCTCCTGCCTTGCAGGTGAGAGACACGTTTTTCACGACGTCTATACCGTTAAATCGCTTAGTCAAAGAATCTAGTTCGAGGATGCTCATATTGTTGTATTGTCGAACAATTGAATGTTTTTAGCAAGTGCATCAAGCTCTAAAGTCTTGAGCAATAAATATGATGCGACGCGTAAGTGTAGGTAAAATTGGCAATTTGTTTCACTTTTACCTCAGATCACGGGTTGACCCGTCGAGGCCTCTGGGTTTAGAATTTGTACGAGACCAAAACAAACTGTCTTCGACCGGGAAATCACAATGATAAAAAAACAACTGCTTCACCTCTTCTTACTACTGTTCTTAACAGCCGCGTATGGGTGCGCAGCCGACGCGACAGATCCGGGCGATAGCTCATCCGATGCCGCCGACGCTAGCGATGCCTCTGACACCTCCGATGCCTCCGACGCTTCCGACGCTTCTGATGCTTCCGACGCTTCTGATGCTTCTGATGCTTCCGACGCTTCCGACGCTTCCGATGCCGCCGATGCCAGTGATCCGGTTACCACGGCCACGGTAGAATTTACCGTTGATATGAACAGGGTTGATCAACCCAGTGAGGCCTATTCCAGTGTCGTCGTGAACGGTTCATGGAATGGTTGGAGCGGCTGGGGCGTTGAACTTGCCGATGACGATGAAGACGGCGTTTACACGGGCGAGTTAGAAATCGCACCGGGAACAAGCTTCGAATATGTTGCCGCAGTCACTGGAGAAGCCGACGGTTGGTCTGGCTGGGGAATTCAGTGGGGTGATGGTTGTGCGAATGCAAACGTCATGGTTACCGCGGGTGACGCGGGAAGTGTGACGGCTACTTCGTTGACCCCAGGTTGCGATGAAGTTTTGGGTTGCATGGATGAGAATGCAGCGAACTATGATGCCGCGGCCACTGAGCAAGCATATGACCAATATGGAAACTTAGGTTGTGTCTACGCATCGTGTGCCGACGTACCCGAGTACGGATGTATTTATGCGGATAGTTTTGGTGCCTTCAATGACGAATTCGGTGCAGATTTGTGTGAATCTTATGGTGGAACTCCATGCGAGGAACCTACAGATGAAATCTTAGGCTGTGTAGACGAAAACGCATCAAACTACGATGCCGATGCGACAGAGCAGGATTATGACCAATACGGCAACTTAAAATGCGTTTATACGTCTTGTGCCGATGTTCCTGAATATGGCTGCATTTATGTCGACGGGTTTGGTGCCTTCAGCGATGAATTTGGTGCGGATTTATGTGTAACATACGGAGGTACACCGTGTGAGGAGGCAACTGAAACAGTGTTAGGTTGCATGGATGCAAACGCGTCCAACTACGATGCCGCCGCTACAGAGCAAGCCGTTGATCAATATGGTAACCT comes from Deltaproteobacteria bacterium and encodes:
- a CDS encoding beta-glucosidase, which translates into the protein MTNKIFDDSFIWGTATSSYQIEGAIMEGGRGESIWDRFCQVPKAIDDNSNGDEACDHYNRYGSDIKMIRDLGFKYYRFSIAWPRIQPTGTGPANQPGLDFYSALVDELLKNGLTPCVTLYHWDLPQVLEDRGGWPVRDTALAFVEYADIVSKHLGDRVKLWTTHNEPWCASMLGYHEGRHAPGRTNLRDAVAASHHMLLSHGLSVPVIRGNVKDAQIGIVLNPVPGVPASPSEADKDAHRKFDGVFNRWYLDSLYKGHYPQDVLEDFSKDASFEGKDFSFIQDGDNDLIKAPTDFLGINYYSRGLISADPEADAPGKIPDPGPEMRTDMDWEVYPTGLYDLLKRIHDDYKPGQLFITENGAAYSESPDEDGRVRDHRRTSYIHGHLLAVKRAIADGVPVGGYFVWSLLDNFEWSFGYTKRFGIVYVDYETQERYPKDSAYWFKSMMTDPNTKLAD
- a CDS encoding ABC transporter ATP-binding protein, which gives rise to MKNVSLTCKAGELLLVVGASGSGKSTMARMACGLLQPESGSRLIRTQDGRAEKLTAIGREIQFVFQNPFSSLNPTRTLGDTLASPLKNHLNLSSAGIKVRTHELLEQLGLSPASDYANRYPHQLSGGQKQRIVLARALAAEPTFLIADEPTAMLDQSLKHEVYQLFRTLADELGLGVIMVTHDLLGARDYADSIVVLHDGKIVAAGTPEHIFNNVDQEQVTRLIQAASFPYPQKAVNS